In a single window of the Drosophila miranda strain MSH22 chromosome XL, D.miranda_PacBio2.1, whole genome shotgun sequence genome:
- the LOC108164814 gene encoding pneumococcal serine-rich repeat protein isoform X2 gives MKLSVSAYRAHASAHKKILSSGYHSQLNYGSTGAAASSSSSGATATGLYTMETHDHEHGAGKFVKDVARQIHDCNSDTDVISPTGTSSSGGGAGGASGVAGGAAAGESSGGYHKRHHKMARDDDNHSAPHSSDSKSPSQRKSRIGDGASDPDSDWTRSNQRWMKLRTTVQISSAIQKKPPLKREDSFLKRFSTRQIPETQETVEDTGSESASGDVDKSVKRRRRYLQKRRSVVNPDENFYFYWLMMVTVCVLYNLWTLIVRQSFPELQQAVPTFWLICDSMTDVVFILDIIVQLRTGYLEQGLMVYDDRKLACHYVHSRDFIFDMIALIPLDLLQLKMGTHPLLRFTRFFKVYRSVRFYYIVESRTVWPNLWRVVNLIHILLILAHWFGCFYFLLSEAEGFQGDWVYPYRPGDYATLTRKYLGSLYWSTLTLTTIGDLPTPETNAEPNFSVDGPRSIPRRGIKSRLLQFGSSYGYIFTIVSYLIGVFIFATIVGQVGNVITNRNANRLEFERLLDGAKTYMRHHKVPGGMKRRVLRWYDYSWSRGRIQGGGDINTALGLLPDKLKTELALHVNLSVLKKVTIFQECQPEFLHDLVLKMKAYIFTPGDSICRKGEVAREMFIIADGILEVLSETGKVLTTMKAGDFFGEIGILNLDGLNKRTADVRSVGYSELFSLSREDVLAAMKDYPDAQEILQTLGRKRLMEVRCVNKKYAKAALEKENAAYAAAHPHHHQAHHQGQVHQSDSSENSASKKIVDKLKHDVKGFRNVLKKSRTSRKSDESLEMQPLHNTSPRGSKIMLKRMSRVRSDEKDADTAEAKDELHDKTPSPIGAGLPLLQRLRLLKEKQDREERAVKSTPPQKSPPHSHVTCTLSPQESIQEEPEREFNEGFPLIQRLQQLKIKNEPQANAGGDSGLVMVKTPPSISSKIDFGGAAAAAAGLGTGLPSGSQLLTVAQIKPIMKVSFKQKIQQMQGGGASGSSPGPSTGAIAKKEPPKSLALIAKHASTLPLQPAILAEETASGGVGLGGGVGPGQALAIATISKKVTKPSYKLNTPMQSDTDTDGTPISKPWSKLKLATLMSSSYTSLTNCSPDDLATPLKNYSLSNIPQQMEATAQAQSQSLSRPRHHSARSSSKSPRHAHGHGHGHDSTSNTSSSASQASTKRECLRLQKPEQQLPDGELAEPRRKFYQSVFDLSPEYSGLPFVKRLKILNERQKLAELEKALQTRSFSLDCSKSDQGGNLPITESLYRCYSDTSGIYSQFLSAYESTTSSTSISTNTSASASASASASASDTGNSRHGQMQYVPLPLSPESNETVERRKLKSILKKLQKGGGSGNGSGGGIGGGDAQDEATATVTATAHAHASRGLLAEPTLEGPPASAKEEGQFAAFGGASGVAHSQHSQHAIALSPSNGNGTANGNGKNASNGSGSGMGTAAFSSNPMYPLPIPVAVPLPVSETHIWSPTLTLVTPTNSPQESFAFELQPQSQSQPQPQPHQQFPPPPVLEGSDSDGIGGLVAGVGSASTSSALGAAASSSLLSLSAAGAAGGAAATAAAASTSYVVECSSSSVSSKSNQILSQNTEFHAQSTTSTDLNLNLQLRQNTTTSTTNNALAGGSQGPRPEGFPEAQDYFNQILSGINHVIKTHMNEMHSKFETQFSSMAGEVRRRDAIIAQLQLKLRSIEQKSSSTASSSAAVPSSVLAIARRQKREKLSQISVDDDEPAEEENSSSGSSAELLFMRGDSLDTVFTSSPPIQGGRRSISPGPGPSRHHAASANALNCPSSYYSGPGTLSTRHAQSHPSFYTGQGNGRSSSRGYREWSGAAADGRFSGADGSGPSGMVVSDVTGNLTRLSDSVILDIGESSSSSSSSSKLNIAEEEDDEDEEEAEAEAEPEADEELTASGTGNNDWEVRMLAAEMERQERKRGHSLSDNLGDLKHCSTFLRRRRKFSDTETEFSETDMDEQLARGSGGPIGSGTGGLAGEAPATGAGPTSSGSGIQSGSQRPRASSLDQFNLRYGIGRGIFKAMSIDRDKDKL, from the exons ATGAAACTGAGCGTGAGCGCGTATCGGGCGCATGCATCCGCACACAAGAAGATCCTCTCCAGCGGCTATCACTCACAGCTCAATTACGGCAGcactggagcagcagcatcatcctCGTCGTCGGGGGCCACTGCAACGGGCCTATATACG ATGGAAACGCACGATCACGAGCACGGCGCTGGGAAGTTCGTCAAGGATGTGGCACGCCAGATTCACGACTGCAACAGCGACACGGATGTCATAAGTCCAACGGGGACCAGTAGCTCTGGCGGTGGGGCTGGCGGGGCCAGCGGTGTTGCCGGTGGTGCTGCCGCCGGCGAAAGCTCTGGCGGCTATCACAAGCGACACCATAAGATGGCCCGTGACGATGACAACCACAGTGCGCCGCATTCCTCGGATAGCAAGAGTCCCAGTCAGAG GAAATCGCGTATCGGAGATGGAGCTTCAGATCCAGATTCCGATTG GACACGATCGAACCAACGCTGGATGAAGCTACGCACCACCGTTCAGATCTCGTCGGCGATACAGAAAAAACCACCGCTCAAGCGCGAAGACTCCTTCCTGAAGCGTTTCTCGACTAGACAGATACCCGAAACACAG GAAACTGTTGAAGATACGGGTTCAGAAAGTGCCTCTGGTGACGTCGACAAAAGTGTTAAACGTAGACGACGCTATCTGCAGAAACGACGATCCGTTGTTAATCCAGATGAAAATTTTTACTTCTATTGGCTAATGATGGTAACTGTATGTGTTCTGTATAATCTATGGACCCTAATTGTGAGGCAGAGCTTTCCTGAACTGCAG CAAGCTGTGCCAACCTTTTGGCTTATCTGCGATTCGATGACAGATGTTGTATTTATCTTAGATATAATAGTTCAATTACGCACAGGCTATCTGGAGCAGGGCCTAATG GTATATGATGACAGGAAGCTGGCCTGCCACTACGTTCACTCGCGTGACTTCATCTTCGACATGATAGCGCTGATACCATTGGATCTGCTTCAGCTCAAGATGGGCACCCATCCGCTTTTGCGTTTTACGCGCTTTTTTAAA GTTTATCGATCTGTGAGATTTTATTACATCGTAGAAAGTAGAACAGTTTGGCCAAATTTATGGCGCGTTGTTAACCTAATTCATATCCTGTTAATATTGGCACATTGGTTCGGTTGCTTCTATTTTTTACTCTCAGAGGCGGAGGGTTTCCAG GGTGATTGGGTCTATCCTTACAGGCCGGGTGACTATGCCACCCTCACGCGGAAGTATCTGGGCAGCCTCTACTGGTCCACCCTGACGCTGACCACCATCGGGGACCTGCCGACGCCCGAGACGAATGCAGA ACCGAACTTTTCGGTGGACGGCCCAAGATCAATACCTAGACGTGGCATTAAATCACGCCTGCTTCAGTTTGGCTCTAGCTATGG ATATATTTTTACGATCGTCAGTTATTTGATTGGTGTTTTTATCTTCGCGACAATTGTTGGCCAAGTGGGCAATGTGATAACGAATCGGAATGCGAATCGTCTGGAGTTCGAACGTCTGCTGGATGGGGCCAAGACCTACATGAGGCATCACAAG GTACCGGGTGGGATGAAGCGTCGCGTGCTGCGATGGTACGACTACAGCTGGTCGCGGGGGCGGATACAGGGTGGCGGCGACATCAACACAGCTTTGGGCCTGCTGCCCGACAAACTGAAAACCGAATTGGCCTTACACGTGAACCTGAGTGTGCTGAAGAAGGTGACCATATTCCAAGAGTGCCAGCCGGAGTTTCTGCACGATCTCGTGCTAAAAATGAAGGCTTACATCTTTACGCCGGGCGACTCCATCTGCCGCAAGGGTGAGGTGGCCCGCGAGATGTTTATCATCGCCGATGGAATCCTGGAGGTGCTCAGCGAAACGGGCAAGGTGCTGACAACAATGAAGGCTGGCGATTTTTTTGGCGAGATCGGCATCCTCAATCTGGACGGGCTAAACAA GCGCACTGCGGACGTTCGTTCTGTGGGCTACTCGGAGCTCTTTTCGCTTTCTCGCGAGGATGTACTGGCAGCCATGAAGGACTATCCGGATGCGCAAGAGATCCTCCAGACTCTCGGACGCAAGCGTCTCATGGAGGTGCGTTGCGTGAACAAGAAGTACGCGAAGGCGGCGCTCGAAAAGGAGAACGCGGCCTATGCGGCGGCCCATCCGCACCACCATCAGGCCCATCACCAGGGACAGGTGCACCAGAGCGATAGCAGCGAGAACagtgcatccaagaagattgTGGACAAGCTGAAGCACGATGTGAAAGGCTTTCGTAATGTGCTGAAGAAGTCCAG AACCTCCCGGAAGAGCGACGAGTCGCTGGAGATGCAACCGCTGCACAACACCTCGCCCCGCGGCAGCAAGATCATGCTGAAGCGCATGTCTCGCGTACGCTCGGACGAGAAGGACGCAGACACCGCCGAGGCCAAGGACGAGCTGCACGACAAGACCCCCAGTCCGATTGGGGCCGGGCTCCCATTGCTGCAGCGTTTGCGGCTGCTCAAGGAAAAGCAG GAtcgcgaagagcgagctgttAAGTCCACACCACCACAGAAATCTCCACCTCACTCACATGTAACGTGTACGTTATCGCCGCAGGAATCGATACAGGAAGAGCCCGAACGAGAGTTCAACGAAGGCTTTCCCCTGATCCAGCGATTGCAGCAGTTGAAAATTAAGAACGAGCCGCAAGCGAACGCCGGAGGCGATTCCGGCCTCGTAATG GTCAAGACGCCtcccagcatcagcagcaagATTGACTTCGGaggagcggcagcagccgcagcaggaTTGGGAACAGGACTGCCCTCGGGAAGTCAGCTGCTGACAGTCGCCCAGATCAAGCCCATCATGAAGGTCTCCTTCAAGCAGAAGATACAGCAGATGCAGGGCGGCGGGGCAAGTGGATCCTCGCCGGGTCCCAGTACCGGAGCGATAGCCAAGAAGGAGCCGCCCAAGTCGCTGGCTCTGATTGCCAAGCATGCTTCAACGTTGCCCCTACAACCAGCGATCTTAGCGGAGGAAACAGCATCGGGGGGTGTGGGATTGGGAGGGGGAGTAGGACCTGGCCAAGCCCTGGCCATAGCCACGATATCGAAGAAGGTGACCAAGCCGTCCTACAAGCTCAACACTCCCATGCAATCAGACACGGACACTGACGGCACGCCCATCTCCAAGCCCTGGTCCAAGCTGAAGCTAGCGACGCTCATGTCCTCCAGCTACACGAGCCTCACCAACTGTTCGCCGGACGACCTGGCCACGCCCCTGAAAAACTACTCGTTGAGCAACATTCCGCAGCAGATGGAGGCCACCGCCCaggcccagtcccagtccctgtCCCGTCCGCGTCACCACAGTGCCAGGAGCAGCTCCAAATCGCCCCGACACGCCCATGGTCATGGCCACGGTCATGACTCTACCAGCAACACCAGCTCTTCGGCCAGCCAGGCGAGCACCAAGCGGGAGTGCCTGCGCCTGCAGAAGcccgagcagcagctgccggATGGAGAACTGGCTGAGCCGCGCCGAAAGTTCTACCAGAGCGTGTTCGACCTGTCGCCGGAGTACAGTGGCCTGCCGTTTGTCAAGCGGCTGAAAATCCTCAACGAGCGGCAGAAACTAGCGGAGCTGGAGAAAGCCCTACAGACACGCAGCTTCAGCCTGGACTGCTCCAAATCCGACCAAGGAGGGAATCTGCCTATCACGGAGTCTCTCTATCGCTGCTACAGCGATACCTCCGGCATCTACTCACAGTTTCTCAGTGCCTACGAGTCCACCACCAGTTCCACATCAATATCGACCAATACATCCGcctcggcatcggcatcggcctCTGCATCAGCATCGGACACCGGCAACTCCCGGCACGGACAGATGCAGTACGTGCCGCTGCCCCTCAGCCCGGAATCGAATGAAACCGTCGAGCGTCGGAAACTAAAAAGCATACTCAAGAAGCTGCAGAAGGGCGGTGGCAGCGGCAATGGCAGCGGAGGCGGCATCGGCGGAGGTGATGCCCAAGACGAGGCGActgccacagtcacagccacggCGCACGCGCACGCGTCGAGAGGGCTGCTGGCGGAGCCGACCTTGGAAGG CCCGCCCGCCAGTGCCAAAGAGGAAGGTCAGTTCGCTGCCTTTGGCGGCGCTTCCGGCGTGGCCCATTCGCAACATTCGCAGCACGCGATCGCGTTAAGTCCGAGTAACGGTAACGGTACCGCTAACGGTAACGGTAAAAATGCGTCTAATGGTAGCGGTAGCGGTATGGGTACCGCAGCTTTCTCTTCTAATCCGATGTATCCGCTTCCGATTCCGGTTGCGGTTCCACTTCCGGTTTCCGAGACACACATATGGTCGCCGACGTTGACGTTGGTAACGCCAACGAATTCGCCCCAAGAGAGTTTCGCGTTCGAGCTGCAGCCCCAGAGTCAGTCTCAGCCGCAGCCGCAACCTCATCAACAGTTCCCACCTCCACCTGTATTGGAGGGCAGTGATAGCGACGGCATTGGCGGACTCGTTGCTGGCGTTGGCAGCGCCTCAACGTCGTCAGCCTTAGGAGCAGCGGCCTCATCATCACTCTTATCATTATcagcagctggagcagcaggtggagcagcagcaacagcggcagcagcatcgaCCTCATATGTCGTCGAATGCTCGTCGTCGTCGGTGTCATCGAAATCGAATCAGATACTCTCACAGAATACCGAATTTCATGCTCAATCCACAACATCCACagatttgaatttgaatttgcaGCTCAGACAGAACACCACCACCTCCACCACGAACAATGCGTTGGCTGGTGGCAGCCAGGGGCCCAGGCCCGAAG GATTTCCAGAAGCGCAGGACTACTTCAATCAGATACTCAGCGGCATCAATCACGTGATCAAGACGCACATGAACGAAATGCACTCGAAATTCGAGACGCAGTTCTCGAGCATGGCCGGGGAGGTGCGCCGTCGCGATGCCATCATTGCCCAGCTCCAGCTGAAGCTGCGATCCATCGAGCAGAAGTCTTCTTCAACAGCTTCATCCTCGGCTGCAGTTCCATCCTCAGTCCTCGCTATAGCCCGCCGGCAGAAGCGGGAGAAGCTCTCGCAGATCTCGGTGGACGACGATGAGCCGGCGGAAGAGGAGAACAGTAGTTCGGGCTCCTCCGCAGAGCTTCTCTTCATG CGCGGAGATTCCCTGGACACGGTGTTTACCTCTTCGCCACCAATTCAGGGCGGCCGACGCAGTATATCACCCGGCCCAGGACCGAGTCGGCATCATGCCGCTTCGGCCAATGCTCTGAACTGTCCCAGCAGCTACTACAGCGGCCCGGGCACGCTGAGCACACGGCATGCCCAGAGCCATCCCAGCTTCTATACGGGGCAGGGGAAtggacgcagcagcagcagaggataTCGCGAGTGGAGTGGAGCCGCTGCCGATGGCAGGTTCAGTGGGGCGGACGGTAGCGGACCCAGTGGCATGGTGGTCTCGGACGTAACGGGCAACCTCACACGGCTCTCGGATAGCGTGATTCTGGACATTGGTGAGAGCTCCAGCTCGAGCTCCTCGTCGAGTAAGCTGAACATTGCGGAAGAGGAGGACGACGAGGACGAAGAAGAAGCGGAAGCGGAAGCAGAGCCCGAGGCGGATGAAGAACTTACCGCCAGTGGGACCGGGAACAACGATTGGGAGGTGCGAATGCTGGCCGCCGAGATGGAGCGGCAGGAGCGCAAGCGCGGACACTCACTATCCGACAATCTGGGCGACCTGAAACACTGCAGCACGTTCTTGCGTCGGCGCCGCAAGTTCAGTGACACCGAAACGGAGTTCAGCGAGACGGACATGGACGAGCAGTTGGCCAGAGGCTCCGGCGGCCCCATTGGTAGCGGCACCGGCGGCTTGGCTGGTGAGGCGCCCGCAACAGGAGCTGGACCCACATCGAGTGGAAGCGGGATCCAGAGTGGCAGCCAGCGGCCGAGGGCTTCCAGTCTGGACCAGTTCAACCTGCGTTACGGCATCGGGCGTGGCATCTTCAAAGCAATGAGCATCGATCGTGATAAAGACAAGCTTTGA